A genomic window from Gemmatimonadota bacterium includes:
- a CDS encoding GIY-YIG nuclease family protein, whose product MSVTTSEAQIALTGKSGKQYQFTAYPRHFTWNEVPGVYVILRNTSSGTVLYVGETENLKDRMANHHKQACFDRNGWTHLGWLGERSSTRRLEIESDLMLRYRPTCNDQV is encoded by the coding sequence GTGAGCGTTACGACCAGTGAGGCCCAGATTGCCCTGACCGGGAAGTCAGGGAAGCAGTACCAATTCACCGCTTATCCTCGACACTTCACGTGGAATGAAGTCCCCGGGGTGTACGTGATCCTCCGAAACACGTCCAGCGGCACCGTCCTCTACGTCGGCGAGACCGAGAACCTCAAGGACCGGATGGCGAACCACCACAAGCAGGCCTGCTTCGATCGAAATGGCTGGACGCACCTTGGCTGGCTGGGCGAACGTTCGTCCACTCGCCGCCTGGAGATCGAAAGCGACCTGATGCTCCGGTACCGCCCAACATGCAACGACCAGGTTTGA